Proteins found in one Bacteroidales bacterium genomic segment:
- the xdh gene encoding selenium-dependent xanthine dehydrogenase, producing MINFSLNGKKISYNGDGSISLLDFLRDQQGIVSVKDGCNGQAACGACMVEIDGKARLSCVMKLEKLNGVHVTTLEGIPLPVLFVLSNAFVGKGAVQCGFCTPGFLMRAKVLFTENPNPTRAEIAIALRQNLCRCTGYVKIIDAIVEALKNLRKGQDKIDENRSIDKTEFLPKYQSKQLATGHLPFVNDLRQDGLLHAALRFSDHPRAKVLKIDTHQARQFPGVIRVFTAGDIPGNPKTGLIQQDWPLMIHVNETTSYIGDVLAGVVASDRQTARQAAQLIEIEYEVLEPVSDPFKALRPESPLVHEGQPNLLEKCIVRWGNPERFFENAAYIAEGEFSTQRIEHGFLEPESALAEPMADGIKLCSQGQGVYVDRRQVATLLGISEEKVRIQQVHTGGAFGGKEDMTVQGHVSLFAWLLKQPVRLTLSREESIRMHPKRHPVWMKMKLACDSAGNLTAIKLEATGDTGAYASVGIKVMERIVGHASGAYHIPNTDLEAKTVYTNNIPSGAMRGFGVNQVTFAIESLLDELCEKGGFDRWQFRYINALTEGSVTATGQRLGKGVGVRKTLEAVKADFYAGKYAGLACGIKNTGVGNGMIDESFVKIKFEYNGKIIISHGWSEMGQGVHAMAITIFCKETGLPPENIEVSVDTGDSLVTGMTTSSRATALLGNAIIDACRLIKRDLEAQSAETLKGNVYFGKFVCDWTTKPGTHAANPVTHFAYGYATQLVLLNDEGSIRKVIAAHDVGYLLNRQLFEGQIEGAVHMGLGYALTEDLPMNDGHLVSDKLRHCKILRSDEMPEVEVRVVEVPDPVGPYGAKGIGEIGLVPTAAAVANAFYQFDKVRRYKLPLQREESVK from the coding sequence ATGATCAATTTCAGTTTAAACGGAAAAAAGATCAGCTATAATGGCGACGGGTCAATTTCGTTGCTGGATTTTCTTCGTGACCAGCAAGGGATTGTTTCGGTAAAGGATGGCTGTAACGGGCAGGCCGCATGTGGCGCCTGTATGGTCGAAATTGATGGAAAAGCGCGCCTTTCATGCGTCATGAAACTGGAAAAGCTTAATGGTGTTCATGTAACCACCCTCGAAGGGATTCCACTTCCGGTGTTGTTTGTTTTATCCAATGCTTTTGTTGGAAAAGGCGCTGTGCAATGTGGTTTCTGCACCCCGGGATTTCTGATGAGGGCCAAAGTTTTATTCACTGAAAATCCAAATCCCACACGAGCCGAAATTGCAATTGCTTTGCGTCAGAACCTTTGTCGCTGCACCGGTTATGTAAAGATTATTGATGCCATTGTGGAGGCGCTGAAGAATCTGAGAAAAGGTCAGGATAAAATCGACGAGAACAGATCTATTGACAAAACTGAATTTCTTCCAAAATACCAGTCTAAACAACTGGCCACCGGTCATCTGCCCTTTGTGAATGATCTCCGGCAGGATGGGCTGCTGCACGCAGCGCTTCGATTTAGTGACCATCCCCGCGCAAAGGTTTTAAAAATTGACACACATCAAGCCAGGCAATTCCCTGGTGTAATCAGAGTTTTCACTGCCGGAGATATTCCCGGAAATCCAAAAACCGGTCTCATCCAGCAGGACTGGCCCCTGATGATCCATGTGAATGAAACCACAAGTTATATCGGCGATGTTTTGGCTGGCGTTGTGGCATCCGATCGCCAAACAGCCCGCCAGGCAGCACAATTAATTGAAATTGAGTACGAAGTTCTGGAACCGGTCTCAGATCCATTTAAGGCACTCAGACCGGAAAGTCCCTTAGTACATGAGGGTCAGCCTAACCTGCTTGAAAAATGTATTGTCCGCTGGGGAAACCCTGAGAGATTTTTTGAAAACGCAGCCTATATTGCCGAAGGAGAGTTTTCAACCCAGCGCATTGAGCATGGGTTTCTCGAGCCGGAATCTGCACTGGCGGAGCCTATGGCTGATGGGATTAAACTCTGCAGCCAGGGTCAGGGTGTGTATGTGGACAGAAGGCAGGTTGCAACATTACTTGGCATTTCGGAGGAAAAGGTCAGGATTCAGCAGGTACACACCGGCGGTGCTTTTGGCGGCAAAGAGGATATGACCGTGCAGGGGCATGTCAGCCTTTTTGCCTGGCTGTTGAAACAACCCGTCAGGCTTACACTTTCCCGCGAAGAATCCATCCGGATGCATCCCAAGCGACACCCTGTATGGATGAAAATGAAACTGGCCTGTGACAGCGCAGGAAATCTCACTGCCATTAAACTTGAAGCCACCGGCGACACCGGCGCTTATGCCTCTGTCGGCATAAAAGTGATGGAACGTATTGTAGGGCATGCCTCCGGCGCCTATCACATTCCAAACACCGACCTCGAGGCCAAAACCGTTTACACGAATAATATCCCGAGCGGCGCCATGCGGGGGTTTGGTGTGAACCAGGTTACTTTTGCCATCGAATCGTTACTTGATGAGTTGTGCGAAAAAGGAGGCTTCGACCGTTGGCAATTCCGCTATATTAATGCACTGACTGAAGGTTCAGTAACTGCCACAGGCCAAAGACTTGGGAAAGGTGTTGGCGTAAGGAAAACATTGGAAGCTGTAAAAGCAGATTTTTACGCTGGTAAATATGCCGGACTGGCCTGCGGAATAAAGAACACCGGTGTTGGTAATGGAATGATTGACGAAAGTTTTGTAAAAATAAAGTTTGAATACAACGGGAAAATTATCATTTCCCATGGCTGGTCAGAAATGGGGCAGGGGGTACATGCCATGGCGATCACAATCTTTTGTAAAGAAACCGGACTGCCACCGGAAAATATCGAGGTGAGTGTTGATACTGGCGATAGTCTGGTAACAGGGATGACAACCTCCTCCAGGGCAACGGCACTGCTGGGAAATGCCATCATAGATGCTTGCAGATTAATTAAACGTGACCTTGAAGCTCAATCTGCTGAAACATTGAAAGGCAATGTCTATTTTGGAAAATTTGTTTGTGACTGGACAACAAAACCCGGTACACATGCCGCTAATCCTGTTACACATTTTGCTTATGGCTATGCCACACAACTGGTGTTATTAAACGACGAGGGAAGCATCCGGAAAGTCATCGCAGCCCATGATGTAGGCTATCTGTTAAATCGACAGCTTTTTGAAGGACAGATAGAAGGCGCTGTGCACATGGGATTGGGCTATGCATTGACTGAAGATTTGCCGATGAATGATGGTCATCTGGTTTCGGATAAGTTGCGCCATTGTAAAATCCTCCGGTCTGATGAAATGCCGGAAGTAGAGGTCAGGGTAGTCGAAGTGCCTGATCCTGTCGGGCCATACGGCGCCAAAGGAATCGGTGAAATCGGACTGGTTCCCACGGCTGCTGCGGTTGCCAATGCGTTTTACCAGTTCGATAAAGTGAGGAGATACAAATTGCCGCTTCAAAGGGAAGAATCGGTCAAATAG
- a CDS encoding PASTA domain-containing protein, producing MGIKKFLISRIFFKHLALSLIGGVLLFWLSLQLLALYTSHGEAIEVPGLIGIQVNDLDQFDPEGHFRFLIIDSIFDDNLQKGAIVLQDPPPGSKVKSGRKIYLTVVTSQPETVRMPDLVDLSLRQALAGLKAAGLKVAKLEYISNMAKNAVLAQNFEGKAISAGTDVLKGSAIELVLGKGLKEEKIPIPFLIGKTEAEAINILNQSSFNVGSLNYTDLRDPQHLRVYSQQPDGGADQMAEYGQYFDLWFKSDLTFNFDSLINSYTADSTRISDEFFDSQTETE from the coding sequence ATGGGGATTAAGAAGTTTTTAATCAGCAGAATATTTTTCAAGCACCTTGCATTGTCGCTTATTGGCGGGGTTTTACTATTCTGGTTATCATTGCAACTGCTTGCACTTTACACCAGTCACGGTGAAGCCATTGAAGTTCCCGGTTTGATCGGTATTCAGGTAAATGATCTGGATCAATTCGACCCTGAAGGTCATTTCAGGTTTCTCATTATTGATTCTATTTTTGATGACAATTTGCAAAAGGGCGCCATCGTCTTGCAGGATCCTCCTCCGGGTTCCAAAGTCAAAAGTGGTAGAAAAATCTACCTCACTGTGGTTACGTCGCAACCCGAAACGGTCAGGATGCCAGATTTAGTCGATCTTTCGCTCCGACAGGCGCTGGCAGGGTTAAAAGCAGCAGGGCTCAAGGTTGCAAAACTGGAATACATTTCCAATATGGCAAAAAATGCGGTGCTTGCCCAAAATTTTGAAGGTAAAGCCATTTCGGCGGGAACTGATGTACTAAAAGGCTCTGCAATTGAACTTGTGCTTGGTAAAGGTTTAAAAGAGGAGAAGATTCCCATCCCTTTTTTAATTGGAAAAACAGAAGCCGAAGCCATAAATATACTGAATCAATCATCCTTTAACGTTGGCTCTCTGAATTATACAGATTTACGCGATCCCCAACATTTGCGTGTCTATTCACAGCAACCTGATGGTGGCGCCGATCAGATGGCTGAATACGGACAATACTTTGACTTGTGGTTTAAATCAGACCTTACCTTTAATTTTGATTCCCTGATTAACAGCTATACTGCAGATTCAACGAGGATTTCAGATG
- a CDS encoding amidohydrolase family protein, which yields MSLFLKNATFIDWQTLDFKITNIQVDQGVDLPLQFPEIIPDQTPANHIIDCTGLLVTKSFANAHHHIYSALSRGMPPPQTPPANFHEKLKYVWWKLDKSLDLEMIEASALYAAMVSLKAGVTFVIDHHASPFAISNSLDVIAQAFDRVGLSHLLCYEVSDRDGMEKATEGLHHTENYLKYRQGLVGLHASFTVSDPTMKQAALLMQKYNSGVHIHAAEDKYDQEHCQANYSKSVVERLRDFGFLHSPKSLLVHCLHLDDNEKEILSGSKAWVVENMESNLNNKVGIFDITAMLERIMLGTDGMHSNMIRSAQYAYFAGLKVSTYSPADMYRRLRNVHHYLQQNPFKGDGGNNLVVLDYNSPTTIHRANFAGHFIYGFDASHVKHVIAGGKLVVNDRRLVLADEDEILKFARQMGDKLWERLRR from the coding sequence ATGTCATTATTCCTGAAAAATGCAACGTTCATCGACTGGCAAACCCTTGATTTCAAAATAACAAACATTCAGGTAGATCAAGGCGTTGATCTGCCTTTACAATTCCCTGAAATCATTCCAGATCAAACACCTGCCAATCACATCATTGATTGCACCGGACTTTTGGTCACAAAATCATTTGCCAATGCTCACCATCACATTTACTCGGCACTTTCACGCGGTATGCCACCCCCACAAACCCCACCGGCAAATTTTCACGAAAAACTGAAATACGTCTGGTGGAAACTCGATAAAAGCCTTGACCTCGAAATGATCGAAGCCAGCGCTCTCTACGCCGCCATGGTGAGCCTGAAAGCCGGCGTCACTTTTGTGATCGACCATCATGCTTCGCCTTTTGCAATCAGCAATTCTTTGGATGTTATCGCTCAAGCTTTTGACCGCGTTGGCCTTTCGCACTTGCTGTGCTACGAGGTTTCCGACCGCGATGGAATGGAAAAAGCAACCGAAGGGTTGCATCATACCGAAAATTATCTGAAATACCGCCAGGGGTTGGTAGGGCTTCATGCATCGTTTACAGTAAGTGATCCGACCATGAAACAGGCGGCACTTTTAATGCAAAAATATAATTCGGGAGTACACATTCACGCTGCGGAAGATAAATACGACCAGGAACACTGCCAGGCCAACTATTCAAAGTCCGTTGTTGAGCGCTTGCGGGATTTTGGATTTCTGCATTCACCCAAAAGTCTTCTCGTACATTGTCTTCACCTGGATGATAATGAAAAAGAAATACTTTCCGGAAGTAAGGCCTGGGTGGTTGAAAATATGGAGAGTAACCTCAATAATAAGGTGGGGATTTTTGATATTACAGCGATGCTTGAACGTATTATGCTCGGTACCGACGGAATGCACAGCAATATGATCCGGAGTGCGCAATATGCTTACTTCGCTGGTTTAAAGGTTAGTACGTATAGTCCTGCAGACATGTACCGTCGGTTGAGAAATGTTCATCATTATCTGCAGCAAAACCCGTTCAAAGGGGACGGCGGAAACAATCTTGTTGTGCTTGATTACAATTCGCCAACAACAATCCATCGCGCCAACTTTGCAGGACATTTTATCTATGGATTTGATGCTTCCCATGTTAAACATGTCATTGCTGGAGGAAAACTGGTGGTAAATGACCGTCGCCTGGTACTGGCTGATGAGGATGAAATTCTAAAATTTGCAAGACAGATGGGAGATAAGCTTTGGGAGAGATTGCGACGATAA
- the hydA gene encoding dihydropyrimidinase produces MKKTLITNGLIVTVDETFTGSVLIEDGVIADVIRSNEIPEADEIIDADGFYIIPGAIDPHVHMELETPYGTSCDDFYSGTKAALAGGTTTIIDFITPGKGEKMADALKKRKKAAAKSLIDYGLHASFVNWNDHTEREIDDCIRNHGISSFKLYLAYQKSIGIDDKQLALIMEAVGNAGGMVMLHCEDDALITHLQKKYLSEGKTAPEWHPKSRPVEAEATAVLKAISYAKILNCPLYIVHVSGAPSIQLIAEAQDSGIRVLAETCPQYLLLDEQVYSQSFAASAKFVMSPPLRGSFDRFKLWKALKDKTISVVATDHCPFNFEGQKANGAENFTLIPNGAGGVEHRPALLFTSGVLPNRLSLNDWVALISTNPARIFGLSHKKGAIQPGLDADIVIWNPDKKHIISAKNHYQRCDSNIYEGLATKGAPEMVLLKGKIVFSKNEFYLDGIQGEYLNRQKPIME; encoded by the coding sequence TTGAAAAAAACACTCATTACCAACGGCTTGATTGTTACTGTCGATGAAACTTTCACAGGCAGTGTGCTGATTGAGGATGGCGTCATCGCAGATGTTATCCGTTCAAATGAAATTCCTGAGGCAGATGAAATCATTGATGCTGATGGTTTTTACATTATTCCCGGCGCCATTGATCCCCACGTTCACATGGAACTCGAAACCCCCTATGGAACTTCATGTGATGATTTCTATTCCGGAACAAAGGCAGCATTAGCGGGCGGAACCACGACGATCATTGATTTTATTACCCCCGGAAAAGGGGAAAAAATGGCGGATGCGCTGAAAAAACGAAAAAAAGCTGCAGCTAAGTCGCTGATTGATTATGGACTTCACGCCAGTTTCGTTAACTGGAATGACCATACTGAAAGAGAAATTGATGATTGTATCAGGAATCATGGTATTTCATCTTTTAAACTTTACCTGGCTTATCAGAAATCTATAGGAATTGACGATAAACAGCTCGCACTGATCATGGAAGCAGTGGGCAATGCCGGCGGTATGGTGATGTTGCATTGCGAGGATGACGCACTGATTACCCATTTGCAGAAAAAATATCTCAGCGAGGGAAAAACCGCTCCGGAATGGCATCCAAAATCCAGGCCTGTTGAGGCTGAGGCAACTGCAGTGCTGAAAGCCATCAGTTATGCCAAAATACTGAATTGCCCGCTTTATATTGTTCATGTGTCCGGCGCCCCCTCGATTCAGCTCATCGCCGAAGCGCAGGATTCGGGTATCAGGGTTCTGGCTGAAACCTGCCCGCAATATCTCTTACTGGATGAGCAGGTGTATTCGCAATCATTTGCAGCGTCTGCCAAATTTGTAATGAGCCCCCCTCTGAGAGGTAGTTTTGATCGCTTTAAACTTTGGAAAGCGCTGAAAGACAAAACCATCAGTGTTGTGGCTACCGATCATTGTCCGTTTAACTTTGAAGGTCAAAAAGCAAATGGAGCCGAAAACTTTACCCTGATTCCCAACGGCGCCGGTGGCGTGGAGCACAGACCTGCACTGCTGTTCACTTCCGGCGTTTTACCCAACCGGTTATCCCTGAATGACTGGGTGGCGCTCATTTCAACAAATCCCGCCAGAATCTTTGGACTCAGTCATAAAAAGGGCGCAATCCAACCCGGGCTGGATGCTGACATTGTGATCTGGAACCCCGATAAAAAGCATATCATTTCAGCAAAAAATCATTACCAGCGCTGCGATTCGAATATCTACGAAGGACTTGCTACCAAAGGTGCGCCTGAAATGGTGCTGCTTAAAGGAAAGATCGTTTTCAGTAAAAATGAGTTTTACCTCGATGGCATTCAGGGTGAATACCTCAACAGGCAAAAACCAATAATGGAATAA
- a CDS encoding nucleotidyltransferase domain-containing protein, protein MAMILNLLEKHEVKSASLFGSAVTGKFNNDSDVDFLISLKDGLDPVLAGGHLWDLYYDLKELLNREVDIVNERSLKNPFFIE, encoded by the coding sequence ATGGCTATGATACTAAATTTGTTGGAAAAACATGAAGTAAAAAGCGCATCACTATTTGGCTCTGCAGTTACCGGCAAATTCAACAATGATAGCGATGTGGACTTCTTGATAAGTCTTAAGGATGGATTAGATCCTGTTTTAGCTGGAGGCCATTTGTGGGATTTATATTATGATTTGAAAGAACTTCTAAATAGAGAGGTGGATATTGTTAACGAACGTTCTTTAAAGAATCCTTTTTTTATTGAATAA